The Prunus persica cultivar Lovell chromosome G8, Prunus_persica_NCBIv2, whole genome shotgun sequence genome includes a region encoding these proteins:
- the LOC18767937 gene encoding heterodimeric geranylgeranyl pyrophosphate synthase small subunit, chloroplastic — MASFSMVSTPVHLYLPKKLTFPIRCSSSSSAPSVSPPPNSTQFDLKTYWTTLIADINQKLHEAVPVRYPDQIYESMRYSVLAEGAKRASPVMCVAACELFGGNRLAAFPTACALEMVHAASLIHDDLPCMDDDPSRRGQPSNHTVYGDDLAILAGDALFPLGFQHIVANTPSSLVPERRLLRVITEIARTVGSTGMAAGQFLDLEGGPDAIEFAQEKKFGEMSQCSAVCGGLLGGAEDDEVDRLRRYGRAVGVLYRVVDDILEDKMNGEDEDERKKKKGFSYVRVYGVEKAMEVAEQLRAKAKQELDGFEKYGDAVVPLYSFVDYAVDRSFTVSDSS; from the exons ATGGCTTCTTTCTCAATGGTTTCAACTCCAGTCCATCTCTACCTCCCAAAGAAGCTAACTTTCCCAATCCGAtgctcctcttcttcatcagcGCCGTCCGTTTCGCCCCCACCGAACTCGACCCAGTTCGATTTGAAAACCTACTGGACGACCCTGATAGCCGATATCAATCAGAAGCTTCACGAAGCCGTCCCGGTTCGGTACCCAGATCAGATCTATGAATCCATGCGATACTCTGTGCTCGCCGAAGGAGCCAAACGAGCCTCACCGGTCATGTGCGTCGCTGCTTGTGAGCTCTTCGGCGGCAACCGCCTAGCTGCCTTCCCCACAGCCTGTGCTCTTGAAATG GTACACGCAGCTTCACTCATTCACGATGATCTTCCATGCATGGATGACGACCCATCACGCCGGGGCCAGCCCTCGAACCATACAGTCTATGGCGACGACCTGGCAATTCTAGCTGGTGATGCTCTGTTTCCATTGGGGTTTCAGCACATTGTGGCAAACACGCCTTCCAGCCTCGTGCCCGAGCGACGCCTCCTGCGCGTGATCACAGAGATTGCCCGCACCGTGGGGTCCACGGGCATGGCGGCAGGGCAGTTCCTCGACCTGGAAGGCGGGCCGGATGCTATCGAATTCGCGCAGGAGAAGAAGTTTGGGGAGATGAGTCAGTGTTCTGCTGTTTGTGGAGGATTGCTAGGTGGTGCTGAAGATGATGAGGTGGATAGACTGAGGAGGTATGGCAGAGCTGTTGGGGTTTTGTATCGGGTGGTTGATGATATTTTGGAGGACAAAATGAATGGTGAGGATGAGGATGAgcggaagaagaagaagggctTCAGCTATGTGAGAGTTTATGGGGTTGAGAAGGCTATGGAGGTGGCAGAGCAGCTTAGAGCCAAAGCTAAGCAGGAATTGGATGGATTTGAGAAGTATGGTGATGCTGTGGTGCCACTTTACAGCTTTGTGGATTATGCTGTTGATAGAAGTTTTACTGTCAGCGACTCAAGTTGA